One window of Novosphingobium sp. 9U genomic DNA carries:
- the pgmG gene encoding phosphoglucomutase/phosphomannomutase PgmG gives MAHAFDPTILREYDIRGVFGTTLGVEDACAIGRSFGTLVARSGGSKVVVGYDGRISSPMLESALIQGLVASGVDVVSVGLGPTPMLYYAEASMENVQGGIQITGSHNPADHNGFKMVLGGRPFFGTQIQALGAMAAEGDWDDVAVCGIVTQADVLDAYVTRVLRGLDGLAADKVNTLRVGWDAGNGAAGPALELLTSRMPGEHHLLFTEVDGTFPNHHPDPTEEKNLADLRTLVAEKNLDFGVAFDGDADRIGVVDGQGRVIWGDQLLGIFAQDLLRELPGATVIADIKASGALIDTIAAHGGVPLMWKTGHSLIKAKMQETGAPLGGEMTGHVFFKHGYYGFDDGLYAAVRLIAASLRLGRSVTDLRGAMPEMFNTPELRFQVDESRKFAAVEEVRERLAKTEAEVVDIDGVRVTTADGWWLLRASNTQDVLVARAESETREGLERLLAQIDKQLALSGLQRGEQTGH, from the coding sequence ATGGCTCACGCGTTCGATCCCACGATCCTGCGCGAGTACGACATTCGCGGCGTATTCGGCACGACGCTGGGTGTAGAGGATGCCTGCGCCATCGGCCGCAGCTTCGGCACGCTGGTCGCGCGGAGCGGCGGTTCCAAGGTGGTGGTGGGCTACGACGGTCGGATCAGCTCGCCGATGCTGGAGAGCGCGCTGATCCAGGGTCTTGTCGCCAGCGGCGTGGATGTGGTCAGCGTGGGGCTCGGCCCGACGCCGATGCTGTACTACGCCGAAGCCTCAATGGAAAATGTGCAGGGCGGCATTCAGATAACTGGCAGCCACAATCCCGCCGATCACAATGGCTTCAAGATGGTACTTGGCGGGCGGCCGTTCTTCGGCACGCAGATCCAGGCGCTCGGCGCTATGGCGGCCGAAGGCGACTGGGATGACGTTGCCGTTTGCGGCATTGTCACGCAGGCCGACGTGCTGGACGCCTATGTCACCCGCGTCCTCCGCGGCCTCGACGGCTTGGCTGCCGACAAGGTGAATACGCTCAGGGTCGGCTGGGACGCGGGCAATGGTGCCGCCGGCCCGGCCCTGGAGCTGCTGACCAGCCGCATGCCAGGCGAGCACCACTTGCTCTTCACCGAAGTCGACGGAACGTTTCCCAACCATCATCCTGATCCTACCGAGGAAAAGAACCTCGCAGACCTGCGCACCCTGGTCGCGGAGAAGAACCTCGATTTCGGAGTCGCTTTCGACGGCGATGCGGACCGCATCGGCGTGGTCGACGGCCAAGGACGGGTGATTTGGGGCGACCAGCTGCTCGGCATCTTTGCGCAGGACCTGCTCCGCGAGCTGCCCGGCGCCACCGTGATCGCCGACATCAAGGCCAGCGGCGCACTGATCGACACGATCGCGGCGCATGGCGGCGTGCCGCTGATGTGGAAGACCGGGCATTCGCTGATCAAGGCCAAGATGCAGGAGACCGGCGCGCCGCTCGGGGGCGAGATGACGGGCCACGTGTTTTTTAAGCACGGCTACTACGGCTTCGACGACGGGCTCTACGCCGCCGTGCGCCTAATCGCTGCCTCGCTGCGCCTGGGCCGGAGCGTGACGGACCTGCGTGGCGCCATGCCCGAGATGTTCAACACGCCGGAGCTGCGGTTTCAGGTCGACGAGAGCCGCAAGTTCGCAGCGGTGGAGGAGGTGCGGGAACGGCTCGCCAAGACCGAGGCCGAGGTGGTCGACATCGACGGCGTGCGCGTGACCACCGCCGATGGCTGGTGGCTGCTGCGTGCCTCGAACACGCAGGACGTGCTGGTCGCCCGTGCCGAAAGCGAGACGCGCGAGGGACTGGAGCGGCTGCTGGCGCAGATCGACAAGCAGCTGGCTTTGTCAGGATTACAGCGGGGAGAGCAGACCGGGCATTGA
- a CDS encoding J domain-containing protein: MIKLVILAALAAVVWKMVTGRWPWQPKALTGPSVQERVGQQRASTLLGVAPGAGRQDIIEAHRRLIAQVHPDRGGSNELVHEANAARDLLLAALPPHAAD; encoded by the coding sequence GTGATCAAGCTGGTCATCCTGGCTGCGTTGGCGGCGGTGGTGTGGAAGATGGTGACGGGGCGCTGGCCCTGGCAGCCCAAGGCGCTCACCGGTCCCTCGGTGCAGGAGCGGGTCGGGCAGCAACGGGCAAGCACGCTGCTGGGCGTGGCGCCCGGCGCGGGGCGGCAGGACATCATCGAGGCGCACCGCCGCCTGATTGCCCAGGTCCACCCTGACCGGGGCGGCAGCAACGAGCTCGTCCACGAGGCGAATGCCGCGCGCGACCTGCTGCTCGCCGCGCTGCCTCCGCACGCCGCGGACTGA
- a CDS encoding division plane positioning ATPase MipZ, producing the protein MTAHRIVFANEKGGTGKSTTAVHVAIALAYQGARVACIDLDHRQRTLFRYMENRLDTEKRRDIALPGTRFTYYDGESVEELEEIAAEIGADQDFLLFDTPGKDDPLARYVATTADTLVTPLNDSFVDFDLIGQVEGETFKVKKLSFYAELMWEARKKRAHSTINEAKRDLDWVVVRNRTQQLQARNMKRLDGALQELSKRVGFRIAGGLSERVIFRELFPSGLTLLDKGQLGDLGTSHLVARQELRGLVAGLNLPVPTRPAVVDEPDLAVAAE; encoded by the coding sequence GTGACAGCGCACCGCATCGTCTTCGCCAACGAGAAAGGCGGCACCGGCAAGTCCACCACCGCGGTCCACGTGGCCATTGCGCTCGCCTATCAGGGCGCACGCGTGGCCTGCATCGACCTCGACCATCGCCAGCGCACGCTGTTCCGCTACATGGAGAACCGGCTCGACACCGAGAAGCGGCGCGACATCGCGCTGCCAGGCACGCGCTTCACCTACTACGACGGCGAGAGCGTGGAGGAGCTGGAGGAAATCGCAGCCGAGATCGGTGCCGACCAGGACTTCCTGCTGTTCGACACGCCGGGCAAGGACGACCCGCTCGCCCGCTACGTCGCCACCACGGCCGACACGCTGGTGACGCCGCTGAACGACAGCTTCGTTGACTTCGACCTGATCGGCCAGGTGGAAGGTGAGACCTTCAAGGTGAAGAAGCTCTCCTTTTACGCCGAACTGATGTGGGAAGCGCGCAAGAAGCGCGCGCACTCGACCATCAACGAGGCGAAGCGCGACCTCGATTGGGTGGTGGTGCGCAACCGCACGCAGCAGCTGCAGGCGCGCAACATGAAGCGTCTCGACGGCGCGTTGCAGGAACTGTCCAAGCGCGTGGGCTTCCGCATTGCCGGTGGTCTGTCCGAGCGCGTGATCTTCCGCGAGCTGTTCCCGTCAGGCCTGACGCTGCTCGACAAGGGCCAGTTGGGTGACCTGGGCACCAGCCACCTCGTCGCGCGTCAGGAGCTGCGCGGCCTGGTGGCCGGGCTGAACCTGCCAGTGCCGACCCGTCCTGCGGTTGTGGACGAGCCCGACCTCGCTGTCGCGGCCGAGTGA
- the panC gene encoding pantoate--beta-alanine ligase: MQLIHTLDPLRSAVESLRTDGAIALVPTMGALHDGHLTLVREAKLRAARVVVSIFVNPLQFGANEDLDAYPRQLERDCALLDGEGVDLVWAPGVEVMYPAGFATNIAVSGVSEGLDGAARPGHFDGVATVVCKLFNQVRPDLALFGEKDWQQLAVIRRMARDLDLVLPHADAIHGVATVREADGLAMSSRNAYLTPEQRAAAVALPTAMRAAIVEIESGVALDDALSGLARTLLASGFLSVDYAELCDAADLSVLPARSNKPMRLLVAARIGKARLIDNMAVAPS; encoded by the coding sequence ATGCAATTGATCCACACCCTTGATCCACTGCGAAGCGCAGTCGAGTCGCTCCGCACCGACGGCGCGATCGCGCTGGTGCCCACCATGGGCGCGCTGCATGACGGCCATCTGACGCTGGTTCGCGAGGCGAAACTCCGGGCGGCACGGGTCGTCGTCTCGATCTTCGTCAATCCGCTCCAGTTCGGAGCCAACGAGGACCTCGACGCCTATCCGCGCCAGCTGGAGCGCGACTGCGCGCTGCTGGACGGCGAGGGTGTCGACCTCGTCTGGGCGCCCGGCGTCGAGGTGATGTACCCGGCGGGCTTCGCGACGAACATTGCGGTCTCCGGCGTCAGCGAAGGCCTGGACGGCGCCGCACGGCCCGGACACTTCGATGGCGTCGCCACCGTGGTGTGCAAGCTATTCAACCAGGTGCGCCCCGATCTGGCGCTGTTCGGCGAGAAGGACTGGCAGCAGCTTGCCGTCATCCGCCGCATGGCGCGCGATCTCGACCTCGTGCTGCCCCATGCCGACGCGATCCATGGCGTGGCCACGGTGCGCGAGGCGGACGGCTTGGCAATGAGCTCGCGCAACGCCTACCTCACGCCCGAGCAGCGTGCCGCTGCCGTGGCCCTGCCCACTGCCATGCGCGCGGCGATCGTCGAGATCGAAAGCGGCGTCGCGCTGGACGATGCCCTGTCCGGGCTCGCACGCACCCTGCTGGCGAGCGGGTTCCTTTCGGTTGACTACGCGGAGCTGTGCGATGCCGCCGACCTGTCTGTGCTGCCCGCGCGCTCGAACAAGCCGATGCGGCTGCTGGTCGCCGCGCGGATCGGCAAGGCGCGTCTGATCGACAACATGGCGGTGGCGCCGAGTTGA
- a CDS encoding CsgG/HfaB family protein, which produces MKKFITAVAVTGAAFTSNAALADQSSGRKLQAQGTQAIPVCSRNLGTVAIVEPDNQWWRELSLGSPEAILRVFVQKSGCFTMVNRGRSMQSRSMERALADDGELQGGSNLGKGQVKAADYFLQPDIVSTNNNSGGGGMGAVLGGIGGMFGHGLGAIAGGLNVKKGEANVTLSIVNARTTVEEALTEGYARKSDVSFGGGGGGFFGGTFAAAGGGGYQNTQIGQIIVLAYLDAYTKLVSQLGGLPANASAAAPPAK; this is translated from the coding sequence ATGAAGAAATTCATTACCGCCGTTGCAGTTACGGGCGCCGCATTCACCAGCAACGCCGCGCTGGCCGACCAGTCGTCTGGCCGCAAGCTGCAGGCGCAGGGTACGCAGGCGATTCCCGTCTGTTCGCGCAACCTGGGCACCGTCGCCATCGTCGAGCCCGACAACCAGTGGTGGCGCGAGCTCAGCCTGGGCAGCCCCGAGGCGATCCTGCGCGTGTTCGTGCAGAAGTCCGGCTGCTTCACCATGGTCAACCGCGGCCGCTCGATGCAGAGCCGCTCGATGGAGCGCGCGCTGGCCGATGATGGCGAGCTGCAGGGCGGGTCGAACCTGGGCAAGGGCCAGGTCAAGGCGGCGGACTATTTCCTGCAGCCAGACATCGTCTCGACCAACAACAACTCGGGCGGCGGCGGCATGGGCGCGGTCTTGGGCGGCATCGGCGGCATGTTCGGCCACGGCCTGGGCGCGATCGCCGGCGGCCTCAACGTCAAGAAGGGTGAGGCGAACGTCACCCTCTCGATCGTGAACGCGCGCACCACCGTCGAGGAAGCGTTGACCGAGGGCTATGCGCGCAAGAGCGACGTGAGCTTCGGCGGCGGTGGCGGCGGCTTCTTCGGCGGCACTTTCGCGGCAGCGGGTGGCGGCGGCTACCAGAACACGCAGATCGGGCAGATCATCGTGCTCGCCTATCTCGACGCCTACACCAAGCTGGTGAGCCAGCTGGGCGGCCTGCCCGCCAACGCCTCCGCCGCGGCGCCGCCGGCGAAGTAA